A region from the Cyanobacterium stanieri LEGE 03274 genome encodes:
- a CDS encoding PIN domain-containing protein — protein sequence MTIVDANIILRYVLDDHEELSTKAADILENNRVTLPIAVACEVVFVLQKVYEVERDKIQEVLKGLVEEELVFLEKPELLLKALDCYRETKFDFVDCLLWAYSQVDSEFVFTFDKKLDKYIKKNI from the coding sequence ATGACCATCGTTGATGCTAATATTATCCTTCGTTATGTTCTCGATGACCATGAGGAATTATCCACTAAGGCGGCAGATATTTTAGAAAATAATCGGGTTACTTTACCTATTGCTGTGGCTTGTGAGGTAGTTTTTGTTTTGCAAAAAGTCTATGAGGTGGAGAGGGATAAAATTCAAGAAGTATTAAAGGGATTAGTTGAGGAAGAGTTGGTTTTTCTGGAGAAGCCTGAATTATTACTTAAGGCTTTGGATTGTTACAGGGAAACAAAGTTTGATTTTGTGGATTGTCTTTTATGGGCTTATTCTCAAGTTGATTCGGAATTTGTTTTTACTTTTGATAAAAAATTGGACAAATATATTAAAAAAAATATCTAA
- a CDS encoding restriction endonuclease subunit S has product MMLSLPKYDCYKDSGVDWLGEIPVHWGITRMANFGSFTKGKGISKNDISEQGLPALLYGDIYTKYNIKTDYLITTVPNNIASNSAQIYYNDILFTGSGETLEDIGKCIVYKGNSVGYAGGDVIIFRQNKCNSLYLSYLFNSSFFNEQKAKLAKGQIIVHIYSSKLKTIKFCLPPLEEQEKIVKFLDRKCEEVESAIALKQRLIILLEEQSAIVINQAVTKGLNPNAPMKDSGIDWLGDIPSHWEVTRMANFGSFNKGKGISKNDISEKGLPALLYGDIYTKYNIKTDYLITTVPNNIASNSAQIYYDDILFTGSGETLEDIGKCIVYKGNDIGYAGGDVIIFRQNRYNSLYLSYLFNSFLFKEQKAKLAKGQIIVHIYSSKLKNIKFCIPPIEEQEKIVEYLEQKTAEIEELKEKTLQQIGKLKEFKQILIAEAVTGKIKV; this is encoded by the coding sequence ATGATGCTTAGTTTACCTAAATATGACTGTTATAAAGATTCTGGGGTTGATTGGTTGGGGGAAATTCCAGTACATTGGGGCATAACAAGAATGGCTAATTTTGGTAGTTTTACCAAAGGAAAAGGTATTAGTAAAAATGATATTTCTGAACAAGGTTTACCAGCGTTACTTTATGGAGATATATACACAAAATATAATATTAAAACAGATTATTTGATAACAACTGTCCCAAACAATATTGCTAGTAATTCCGCTCAAATTTATTATAATGATATTCTGTTTACAGGTTCTGGAGAAACCCTTGAAGATATTGGAAAATGTATTGTTTATAAAGGGAATAGTGTCGGATATGCTGGAGGAGATGTAATAATTTTTAGACAAAATAAGTGTAATTCTCTTTATCTTTCTTATCTATTTAATTCCTCATTTTTTAATGAGCAAAAAGCAAAATTAGCTAAAGGACAAATCATTGTTCATATTTATTCTTCTAAGTTAAAAACAATTAAATTTTGTTTACCCCCATTAGAAGAACAAGAAAAGATAGTAAAATTTTTAGATAGAAAGTGTGAGGAGGTGGAGAGTGCGATCGCCCTTAAACAAAGATTAATTATACTGTTAGAGGAACAAAGTGCGATCGTTATTAACCAAGCCGTCACCAAAGGCTTAAACCCCAACGCACCGATGAAAGATAGCGGTATTGATTGGCTTGGCGATATTCCATCACATTGGGAAGTAACTAGAATGGCTAATTTCGGTAGTTTCAATAAAGGGAAAGGAATTAGTAAAAATGATATTTCTGAAAAAGGTTTACCAGCATTACTGTATGGAGATATATACACAAAATATAATATTAAAACAGATTATTTAATAACAACCGTCCCAAACAATATTGCTAGTAATTCCGCTCAAATTTATTATGATGATATTCTGTTTACAGGTTCTGGAGAAACCCTTGAAGATATAGGAAAATGTATTGTTTATAAAGGAAATGATATAGGATACGCTGGGGGAGATGTAATTATTTTTAGACAAAATAGATATAACTCTTTATATCTTTCTTATTTATTTAATTCATTTTTATTTAAAGAGCAAAAAGCAAAATTAGCTAAAGGACAAATCATTGTTCATATTTATTCATCTAAACTTAAAAATATTAAATTTTGTATTCCCCCTATTGAAGAACAAGAAAAAATAGTAGAATACTTAGAGCAAAAAACAGCAGAAATAGAAGAATTAAAAGAGAAAACTTTACAACAGATAGGGAAACTAAAAGAGTTTAAACAAATCTTAATCGCCGAAGCGGTGACAGGTAAAATTAAAGTATAA